DNA from Prevotella sp. oral taxon 299 str. F0039:
CAAGCCTTTAAATGAAGGTATTGAAAAACTTGCAGATATACTTCAAAGCATTCCTTATGGTCAATAATATCGCAAAAAGAATCGTCCCACTTTGTGTTCTCTTATTATTAATAATAGGTGTGGGCTGTTCTGGCGATGAATTTAAATATACAACAAAGCACGCCAACTTTGTGTTTGATACCCGTTTGCATGGTCATTCGGTAGCATTGGCAACAGCCTTAGGCAATGTTGGCGTGTTTTGCTCTGTATCAGAAACCCTTTCTGGCGGACAAAGAAGTTTTCGCTTTGATAACCATCAGGGCTTGGTTGATGTCGTTCCGTTTAATGCAATCGATGCACGACAAACCCAAATAATAGGGCAAAACAACCTTCTTATAATTGGATATGGCAATTTAGATACACCAGCTCCATTCTTTGCTTACGATGGAGAGTGCCCTCATTGTTTCGACAATAATGCTATTCCTCTAAAAAGTTATCCCCTTTCGGTGAATAGTACAGGTATAGCACAATGTAAAACCTGTAAAAGAGCTTTTAATCTCAATACAGGTGGAAACATGATTCAAGGTGAAGGACGTTATCGTTTGGTTGTTTATCGTGCTTCAAACACTCCAAAAGAGGTTGTAATAGTAAAGAATTAAAGATATAATGTTAAATAATGTATATTGCTATTGCATTTTAAATTATTTGCATTACCTTTGCACCCAGTAATAAAAGCGGAAATAGCTCAGTTGGTAGAGCACAACCTTGCCAAGGTTGGGGTCGCGAGTTCGAGTCTCGTTTTCCGCTCTTTTACTTTCTAATTAGGCTACCGCAATGGTGGAATTGGTAGACACGAGGGACTTAAAATCCCTTGGCCAGTGATGGCTGTGCGGGTTCGAGTCCCGCTCGCGGTACAATCCTTAAAACATTAAACCTATGTCTAGAAATGCCATTCTAACAATTTCTGTTTCTACTTTATTCCTTTTTACATCTTGTTCTAAATTAAAAAGCTTGTCAGCAGATAAGTTTACAGTAGTTCCAACACCATTAGAAGTAAAGGCAGGACAAGTAGATGCTACCATTACAACATTGTTTCCAGAAAAGTATATGAAGCGCAATGTAGTGCTAACTCTTGTTCCTGAGTTGCGTTCTAGTGATGGTTCGGTTGTTAAAGGCACTTCGGCAACATTTCAAGGAGAAAAAGTTTTCGGAAATAATCCATCGGTATCTTATCGTTTAGGTGGACGTTTTACCATCAAAACTGCGTTTACATATAGTCCAGAAATGCAAAAAAGTGATCTTTATGTCACTTTCAATGCATTGAAAGGAAATAAGAAGGTTAATCTAAATCCTGTAAAAATAGGTTATGGAGTGGTTGCTACTTCAGAACTATATAAAAACATCTTATTCGAAGATGGAGGCTGTTTGGCTCCCGATTCTTTTGAACGTGTAAAGAAAGAGAAGCAAGAGGCAAACATCAAATTCTTGGTAAATCAAGCTAATTTGCGTAAGAGCGAATTACAAAGCAATTCTATTTACGACTTTGTTCGCATGCTCAAGAAAATCAATAGCGAGCGTGAAAGCCTTATATTAAATAATATTGAGGTGAAAGCTTATGCATCTCCAGAAGGTGGTTTCAGCTTTAATGACAAACTTGCGAATAAGCGCCAGAACACAGGAGAAGGCTATGTGAAAGATCAACTCAAGGCTAATAAGATGTCAACTGCCATCGATGCAGGTTATACCGCACAAGACTGGGAAGGCTTTCAAAAGCTTGTTCAAGTGTCAAACGTACAAGATAAAGACGTAATTTTGCGTGTTTTGTCTATGTATAAGGATCCACAAGAACGTGAACAGCAAATAAGAAACATGAGTGAAGGCTTTAGAGAGCTTGCAAATGGAATTCTTCCAGAGCTTAGAAGAGCACGACTTGTGATCAATTATGAAGTTGTTGGTCGTAGTGATGATGAGATTGCAGAGCAATATAAGAAAGATCCTGTTAACTTAAGTGCCGATGAATTGCTTTATTATGCAACTCTTGTAGATGGTACAAAGATAGAAGACGTGTATCAAACAGCAGCTCGTTTGTATGATAAAGACTACAGAGCGTTCAACAATCTTGCTATTCTTGAACTAAAGAAAGGCAACGAAATAAAGGCGAAGTCTTATTTAGAGCAAGCTTTAAGATTGAATAGAAAGGCGCCAGAAGCCCTTGCAAACCTTGGTTTGATAGACTTAATGCATGGTAATCTTGCGCAAGCCGAACTACAAATAGCAAATGCTTCAGGAACAAATAACACTGCTTATGCTACTGCAGCCCTTGCTTTTGCAAAAGGAAAGTATGCAGATGCCGAACGATATTTAGCCGATTCGAATACCAATTTAGCAGCTCTTGCTCAATTGATGAATAATAACTATGTTGCAGCAGCGCAAACTTTAGATGAAGTAAAGCACAAAACAGCCTATACACACTATATTCATTCCATAGTAGCTGCACGTAGAGGCAATAAATTCTCAGCATCTTCTCACCTTGAAGAAGCATTAAAACTCAATCCATCTTTAAAGACTTATGCCGATAAAGACTTGGAATTGAAATTCATTAAGTAAGATAATGTGAATTAAAAGGGTGTTAGATTCCCTTTAATAACATATATGAAACTATTCGCTTATATAGCAACACTCACCTTGATTATGGTTTCTTGTGGTACCGATAGCCAGCATTTTAAGCTAGAGGGACGCTTGTTAAACCTCAATCAAGGTGAGTTTTATGTTTATAGTCCCGATGGAGGCATTGAAGGATTCGACACAATACGAGTAGAAGCAGGTCGTTTTGTGTATCAAACAGAGTGCGAGCATTCTGCAATCTTAATGCTTGTCTTTCCTAATTTTAGCGAGCAACCTATCTTTATGGAGCCAGGTGAGAGTGTAACACTTGATGGGGATGCATCGCATTTGAAAGAAATCACCACCAAAGGAACAAAAGATAATAAGTTGATGAATGGTGTTCGAGAGCAAATGGCATCGGCATCGCCACCAAAGCGTATTATTTATGCAAAGCAATTTATAGAAGATCATCCCGAGTCGATCGTTAGTTCATATTTGCTTTACAAGTATTTTTTACAAACCACCACGCCCAATTACCCACTTGCAAAGCAACTTTTAGCATTGATGTTAAAAGAACAGCCCCGCAATGGCTTCTTAGTTCGTATGCAACAGCAGATTGAAGGACTTGCCAACACAGAAAAAGGCAAGGTGTTATCCTCTTTTTCAGTCACCGATATCAAAGGAAACACCATTTCAAGTGCAGCCCTTTCAAAAGCTAATTGTGCCGTTATCAACGCTTGGGCAACATGGGATTACAACGCATATTCAACACTTAGTACTTTAAAAGAACTCAAAAATACAGCAGGAAATAAACTCTCGATCTTAACCGTTTGTGTCGATGCATCGAAAGAAACCGTTAAGACGGCAGTAGAATCGAACGAACTTTCTTGGAATATTGTTTGCGATGAGCAACTTTTTGGCGGTAAGTTCATCCGCTCATTAAGTTTCTTTTCGCCCACAGATAATATCGTGTTACATCGTGGAAAGATTGTAGCTCGAAATTTAAATAATGAAGAGTTAAAGAAGAAAGTAGAAGAACTCACTCGATAGGGCATAGCTCCT
Protein-coding regions in this window:
- a CDS encoding DUF4369 domain-containing protein, translated to MKLFAYIATLTLIMVSCGTDSQHFKLEGRLLNLNQGEFYVYSPDGGIEGFDTIRVEAGRFVYQTECEHSAILMLVFPNFSEQPIFMEPGESVTLDGDASHLKEITTKGTKDNKLMNGVREQMASASPPKRIIYAKQFIEDHPESIVSSYLLYKYFLQTTTPNYPLAKQLLALMLKEQPRNGFLVRMQQQIEGLANTEKGKVLSSFSVTDIKGNTISSAALSKANCAVINAWATWDYNAYSTLSTLKELKNTAGNKLSILTVCVDASKETVKTAVESNELSWNIVCDEQLFGGKFIRSLSFFSPTDNIVLHRGKIVARNLNNEELKKKVEELTR